From Cucumis melo cultivar AY chromosome 1, USDA_Cmelo_AY_1.0, whole genome shotgun sequence, a single genomic window includes:
- the LOC103490301 gene encoding probable amidase At4g34880, which translates to MANSSPLSSVAFSMLLILVAFCLTTPYCVTVRGLSIREATVHDLQLAFKQNQLTSRELVNFYIGEIRRLNPVVHGVIEINPDALMQAYKADREREANKPGSLCGLHGIPILLKDTIGTKDKLNTTAGSFALLGSIVPRDAGIVKRLRKAGAIILGKASLSEWADFRSLTAPAGLSARGGQGKNPYVLSASPCGSSSGPSISVAANIAAVSIGTETDGSILCPASFNSVVGIKPTVGLTSRAGVIPVSPRQDTIGPIGRTVTDAVIVLDTIVGFDYNDAATRTASKYIPYGGYKQFLNPNGLKGKRLGIVRNPFFSFFNDSTITQAFDDHFNTLKQGGAILIDNLEIANIDIILNVTASGEAAALLAEFKQSLNGYLKELVVSPVRSLADIIAFNNANADQELLNVFGQEIFLAAEATNGIGDVQKAALLNLGKLTEDGFEKLVKDNQLDAVVTPGSGIATVLAIGGFPGINVPAGYDGGGVPFGINFGGLKGSEAKLIEVAYGFEQATQIRKPPSFKP; encoded by the exons ATGGCCAACTCTTCACCACTTAGTTCTGTAGCCTTCTCAATGCTTCTGATTCTTGTGGCCTTCTGTTTGACTACACCATATTGCGTAACGGTTCGAGGATTGTCAATTAGAGAAGCCACAGTGCACGACCTCCAGCTAGCTTTCAAGCAAAACCAACTCACTTCGAGGGAACTTGTCAACTTCTACATTGGAGAAATTCGCAGACTCAATCCGGTTGTCCATGGGGTCATAGAAATCAACCCAGATGCATTGATGCAAGCTTACAAGGCTGACAGAGAACGAGAGGCTAATAAGCCTGGATCACTTTGTGGGTTGCACGGAATTCCAATTCTACTCAAGGATACCATTGGGACTAAGGATAAGTTGAATACTACTGCTGGATCATTCGCATTGCTCGGGTCTATCGTGCCTCGTGATGCAGGTATAGTGAAGAGACTAAGGAAGGCTGGAGCTATCATACTAGGAAAGGCCAGCTTGAGTGAATGGGCTGATTTTAGGTCCCTCACTGCTCCAGCTGGTTTGAGCGCTAGAGGTGGTCAAGGAAAG AATCCATATGTTTTATCGGCATCACCCTGTGGATCCAGCAGTGGACCTTCCATATCAGTTGCAGCAAACATAGCAGCAGTCTCAATAGGAACCGAGACCGACGGTTCTATCCTCTGTCCAGCTAGTTTCAACTCAGTTGTTGGCATCAAACCGACGGTCGGCCTCACTAGTAGAGCAGGTGTCATTCCAGTCTCCCCAAGACAAGACACTATTGG ACCAATTGGCAGGACAGTGACAGATGCTGTGATAGTTCTTGACACCATTGTAGGATTTGATTATAATGATGCAGCCACTAGAACAGCCTCTAAGTACATTCCATATGGTGGCTACAAACAATTCCTCAATCCAAATGGGTTAAAAGGGAAGAGATTAGGAATTGTGAGGAACCCCTTTTTCAGCTTCTTCAATGATTCAACCATCACACAAGCTTTTGACGATCATTTCAACACTCTAAA GCAAGGTGGTGCTATTTTGATAGACAATCTAGAGATAGCAAATATAGATATCATCTTAAACGTAACAGCAAGTGGAGAAGCAGCAGCATTGCTTGCTGAATTCAAACAATCGTTAAATGGGTACCTGAAAGAGCTCGTGGTTTCCCCTGTTCGAAGTTTAGCTGACATAATCGCCTTCAATAACGCAAATGCAGATCAG GAACTTCTCAACGTTTTTGGCCAGGAGATCTTTCTGGCGGCCGAAGCCACAAATGGGATCGGCGACGTGCAGAAGGCGGCTCTTTTGAACTTGGGGAAGCTAACAGAAGATGGGTTTGAGAAATTAGTGAAGGACAATCAATTGGATGCGGTGGTGACTCCAGGTTCCGGCATAGCTACAGTGCTCGCAATTGGGGGTTTTCCGGGGATCAATGTTCCGGCGGGATACGACGGCGGAGGAGTTCCATTTGGGATTAACTTCGGAGGGTTGAAGGGATCAGAGGCGAAGCTGATTGAAGTTGCTTACGGGTTTGAGCAAGCCACTCAGATCAGAAAGCCACCTTCCTTCAAACCTTGA
- the LOC103490303 gene encoding eukaryotic translation initiation factor 4B3, which translates to MAAMVSSPWGKPGAWALDSEEHEAQLLKEQEQQKQPELSLDFPSLNDALATKQKKKGQTLSLAEFNTYGTTDSRSEDFMELPTGPRQRTAEELDRNRLGGGFRNYGSNGSYERNNRYSNADDSSNSKWGSSRVSDENRRSSNGSNRADSSKEFTSSRADEVDNWALTKKPMAGNGFERRERGLGFSDSQSSKADESESWVSNKSNIPSGGRRFDRERRGGFTASGGGADSDNWGRKKEEGNAGGVIGSRPKLSLQPRTLPVGDGKSSEISATAARSKSSNPFGAARPREEVLAEKGHDWKKLDEQLESKIKEVSVEEKTEKSNAISFRKRSFGNGNSRAAEDRTEKSWRKPESPPPQESPESRPESGEENVNGDCEGKREHDGDENGA; encoded by the exons ATGGCGGCAATGGTTTCTTCTCCATGGGGAAAACCCGGCGCTTGGGCCCTCGATTCTGAGGAACACGAAGCTCAACTCCTTAAAGAACAGGAACAGCAGAAACAACCTGAACTCAGCCTCGATTTCCCCTCCCTCAACGACGCCTTAGCCACCAAGCAGAAGAAGAAAGGCCAAACTCTCTCATTAGCCGAGTTCAACACCTATGGAACTACCGATTCGAGATCTGAGGATTTTATGGAACTACCCACCGGCCCTCGCCAACGGACGGCGGAGGAGCTCGACCGGAACAGGCTCGGTGGTGGGTTCAGGAATTATGGTTCGAATGGTTCGTATGAAAGGAATAATAGGTATTCTAATGCGGATGATTCGTCTAATTCGAAGTGGGGTTCTTCTAGGGTTTCTGATGAGAATCGGAGGAGTAGTAATGGGTCTAATAGAGCGGATTCGAGTAAGGAATTTACATCTTCTAGAGCTGATGAGGTTGATAATTGGGCTTTAACTAAGAAGCCCATGGCTGGGAATGGATTCGAGAGAAGGGAGAGAGGATTAGGGTTTTCGGATTCGCAATCGTCGAAAGCCGATGAATCAGAGAGTTGGGTTTCTAATAAGAGCAATATTCCGTCCGGTGGAAGGAGATTTGACAGAGAGCGACGAGGAGGGTTCACAGCGAGCGGCGGCGGGGCAGATTCAGACAATTGGGGGAGGAAGAAAGAGGAAGGTAATGCCGGTGGCGTCATTGGTAGTCGGCCAAAGCTTAGTCTACAGCCACGTACGTTGCCGGTTGGCGATGGGAAATCGTCGGAGATATCAGCGACAGCAGCGAGGTCCAAGAGTTCGAACCCATTTGGAGCAGCGAGGCCGAGGGAAGAGGTACTAGCCGAGAAGGGACATGACTGGAAAAAGCTTGACGAGCAGCTAGAGTCGAAGATTAAGGAGGTGTCAGTGGAGGAGAAGACAGAAAAATCTAACGCCATTTCCTTTAGGAAAAGGAGCTTTGGCAATGGAAATAGCCGGGCTGCTGAGGACAGAACAGAGAAGAGCTGGAGAAAACCGGAGTCGCCACCGCCACAGGAGTCTCCGGAATCTCGTCCCGAAAG TGGAGAGGAAAATGTAAATGGAGATTGCGAAGGCAAACGCGAACACGACGGGGACGAGAATGGAGCTTGA
- the LOC103490302 gene encoding probable amidase At4g34880 produces the protein MSTLSIACPLQKSEHFPIQSPAERPQRPTLPKMNIVFFFLSAVLLFTGLANSSYFSIDEATIVEIQNAFSQNKLTSTQLLDYYLNKIHLLNPVLKSVLELNPDARAQAEAADRERLLACGKSLGELHGIPILLKDAIATKDLLNTTAGSFALLGSVVPRDATVVSRLRNAGAVILGKTSLTEWFKSRSSKIPNGWCARGGQAVNPYGKGGDPCGSSSGSAISVAANMVAVSLGTETDGSILCPADYNSVVGIKPTVGLTSRAGVIPISPRQDTIGPICRTVSDAVYVLEAIVGFDPMDYEVTKEASQFIPSGGYKQFLRKDGLKGKRLGIVRHPFSDLYSNNSMAIPTFEQHLNLLRKMGATIVDNLQISNVDVILNPYESGEFIAIIAEFKLAVNDYLKKLIQSPVRSLADIISFNNKHPELENMKEYGQDAFLLSEQTNGIGEMEKEAISRMMNLSRNGFEELMKGNNLDAMVTIGTGIESVLAIGGYPGISVPAGYEENGEPFGILFGGLKGSEPKLIEIAYAYEQATMVREPPLLSRISSL, from the exons ATGTCAACTCTCTCCATAGCTTGTCCTTTACAAAAATCCGAACACTTTCCTATCCAATCTCCGGCCGAACGCCCCCAACGGCCCACCCTCCCAAAAATGAAcattgtcttcttcttcctctctgcTGTCTTACTCTTCACCGGCCTCGCCAACTCCTCCTACTTCTCCATTGACGAAGCCACCATCGTCGAAATTCAAAACGCCTTCTCCCAAAACAAACTCACCTCCACACAACTCCTCGACTATTACCTCAACAAAATACACCTACTAAATCCAGTCCTCAAAAGCGTTCTCGAACTAAACCCAGACGCAAGAGCTCAAGCGGAAGCCGCCGATCGAGAGAGGCTCCTCGCCTGTGGAAAATCCCTTGGCGAACTCCATGGAATTCCAATTCTACTAAAGGACGCCATTGCGACTAAGGATCTTCTCAATACAACCGCCGGATCCTTCGCGTTGTTGGGTTCGGTGGTGCCTCGAGATGCGACGGTGGTTAGTCGCCTGAGGAACGCCGGTGCAGTGATTTTGGGGAAAACTTCGCTTACAGAATGGTTTAAATCCCGTTCTTCTAAGATTCCCAATGGATGGTGTGCTCGTGGCGGTCAAGCGGTG AACCCATATGGAAAAGGAGGGGATCCATGTGGGTCAAGCAGTGGGTCGGCGATATCGGTGGCGGCGAATATGGTGGCGGTGTCATTAGGGACGGAGACTGATGGGTCGATTCTGTGTCCGGCTGATTACAACTCGGTGGTTGGGATTAAGCCTACTGTCGGTCTCACGAGCCGGGCCGGCGTTATCCCGATCTCTCCTCGCCAAGACACAATTGG GCCCATATGTAGAACAGTTTCAGATGCTGTTTATGTGCTTGAAGCTATTGTTGGATTTGATCCAATGGACTATGAGGTAACCAAGGAAGCTTCTCAATTCATACCTTCAGGTGGTTACAAACAGTTTCTAAGGAAAGATGGGCTTAAAGGAAAGAGATTGGGCATTGTTAGGCATCCCTTTTCTGACTTGTATTCCAACAACTCCATGGCCATTCCAACTTTTGAGCAACATCTCAATCTGCTAAG GAAGATGGGAGCAACCATTGTAGACAACCTTCAAATATCAAATGTAGACGTCATTTTGAATCCGTATGAAAGTGGTGAATTCATTGCAATAATAGCTGAGTTCAAGCTGGCCGTAAATGATTACCTCAAGAAACTCATCCAAAGTCCAGTTAGATCTTTGGCTGACATTATCTCCTTCAACAACAAGCACCCTGAACTA GAGAACATGAAAGAGTATGGCCAAGATGCCTTTCTTTTATCTGAACAAACAAATGGTATTGGAGAGATGGAGAAGGAGGCAATTAGTAGGATGATGAACTTATCGCGAAATGGGTTCGAGGAATTAATGAAAGGCAACAATTTGGATGCAATGGTGACAATAGGGACAGGAATTGAAAGTGTGCTAGCAATTGGGGGATACCCAGGAATAAGTGTCCCTGCTGGATATGAAGAAAATGGAGAGCCATTTGGTATTCTATTTGGAGGTCTTAAGGGGAGTGAACCAAAGCTAATTGAGATTGCTTATGCATATGAACAAGCCACCATGGTGAGAGAGCCACCTCTTCTTTCTCGAATTTCAAGTTTGTGA